One Malus sylvestris chromosome 14, drMalSylv7.2, whole genome shotgun sequence DNA segment encodes these proteins:
- the LOC126600479 gene encoding probable aspartyl protease At4g16563: protein MANLTSLLLSLTTLLSLLLPSLSSKLTIPLFPFPKPPSTDLLQSLNFHAAASLSRAHHIKNPEKSPHPSPSTQVPLFPHSYGGYSVSLRFGTPPQTTSFIMDTGSSLVWFPCTKRYTCSQCQFPNIDPTKIPTFIPKLSSSSKIVGCKNPKCAWIFGPEVESQCPNCNDPTRQNCSQACPPYILQYGSGITAGILLSESLNFPEKIIPDFLVGCSFFSIRQPAGIAGFGRGTESLPTQMGLSKFSYCLVFHKFDDTPQSSELVLYSGGSSADKPTVSSTRRNDTKAQRSSYTPFQKNPSPPNSAFREYYYILLRKIIVGKKHVKIPYKFLVPGADSNGGTIVDSGSTFTFMEKPVFEAVAQEFESQMANYTRAKDLETKTGLRPCFDISKEEKLEFPELVFQFKGGAKMELPLTNYFSLVSSSGVVCLTIVTDGVIGSKSSGGPAIILGNYQQQNFFVEYDLEGDRFGFRKQNCK, encoded by the coding sequence ATGGCAAATCTCACctccctcctcctctctctcaccactctcctctctctcctcctcccttctctctcatcTAAACTCACCATCCCTCTCTTCCCATTCCCGAAACCACCGTCCACCGATCTACTCCAATCCCTCAACTTCCATGCCGCCGCCTCCCTCTCCCGAGCCCACCACATCAAAAACCCTGAAAAATCCCCCCATCCTTCTCCCTCCACCCAAGTCCCCCTCTTCCCCCACAGCTACGGCGGATACTCCGTCTCCCTCCGCTTCGGTACGCCGCCGCAAACCACCTCCTTCATCATGGACACCGGCAGCAGTCTTGTCTGGTTCCCCTGTACCAAACGCTACACTTGCTCCCAATGCCAGTTCCCAAACATCGACCCCACAAAAATCCCAACTTTCATCCCCaaactctcctcctcctccaaaatCGTCGGCTGCAAAAACCCCAAATGCGCTTGGATTTTCGGCCCCGAAGTCGAATCCCAATGCCCGAATTGCAACGACCCAACTCGCCAAAACTGCTCCCAAGCCTGCCCACCGTACATACTCCAGTACGGTTCGGGCATAACAGCTGGGATTTTACTTTCCGAGTCCCTGaattttcccgagaaaattATCCCTGATTTTCTCGTCGGTTGCTCGTTCTTCTCCATCCGGCAGCCAGCCGGAATCGCCGGATTCGGCCGCGGAACGGAATCGCTGCCGACCCAAATGGGGCTCTCCAAATTCTCTTACTGCTTAGTCTTCCATAAATTCGATGATACCCCACAAAGCAGCGAGCTTGTTCTGTACAGCGGCGGCAGCAGCGCCGACAAACCCACCGTTTCTTCGACCCGAAGAAACGACACGAAAGCTCAGCGCTCGAGCTACACGCCGTTTCAGAAAAACCCAAGTCCTCCAAACTCTGCATTTCGCGAGTACTACTACATACTGCTCAGAAAAATCATCGTGGGCAAGAAACACGTGAAGATTCCTTACAAGTTTCTCGTCCCCGGAGCCGACAGCAATGGCGGGACGATCGTGGATTCCGGATCGACCTTCACGTTCATGGAGAAGCCGGTTTTCGAAGCCGTGGCGCAAGAGTTTGAGTCACAGATGGCGAATTACACGAGAGCAAAGGACTTGGAAACCAAAACGGGATTGAGACCCTGTTTCGATATTTCAAAAGAGGAGAAGTTGGAGTTTCCGGAATTGGTTTTCCAGTTCAAAGGGGGTGCTAAGATGGAGCTGCCATTGACGAATTACTTTTCGCTGGTTTCGAGCTCGGGGGTTGTGTGCTTGACGATTGTTACTGATGGGGTTATTGGTTCAAAGAGTAGTGGTGGACCTGCCATTATTTTGGGGAATTACCAGCAGCAGAATTTTTTTGTGGAGTACGATTTGGAGGGTGACAGGTTTGGGTTCCGGAAACAGAACTGTAAATGA